A portion of the Calothrix sp. 336/3 genome contains these proteins:
- a CDS encoding NIL domain-containing protein: MKKRVTLTFPKRAVQMPVTYRLAKDFNVAANIIRAQVAPNQIGKLVVELSGDIDQLDAAIEWMRSMNIHVSLSLGEIMIDENLCVDCGLCTGVCPTEALTLHPENFKLMFTRSRCIVCEQCIPTCPVQAISTNL; this comes from the coding sequence GTGAAAAAACGAGTCACCCTAACTTTTCCGAAACGTGCTGTCCAAATGCCAGTCACCTACAGACTAGCAAAAGATTTTAACGTGGCTGCAAATATTATCCGCGCTCAAGTTGCTCCCAATCAAATCGGGAAATTGGTGGTGGAACTCTCCGGAGATATTGATCAGTTAGATGCAGCTATTGAGTGGATGCGATCGATGAATATTCATGTCTCCTTATCCCTGGGAGAAATCATGATTGATGAGAATCTTTGTGTTGATTGTGGTTTATGTACGGGTGTCTGTCCCACGGAAGCGCTGACTTTACACCCAGAAAACTTTAAACTCATGTTTACGCGATCGCGCTGTATTGTCTGTGAGCAATGCATACCTACTTGCCCAGTACAAGCAATCTCCACAAATCTTTAA
- a CDS encoding DUF3616 domain-containing protein, with the protein MTNKSLLQQINLLFNDNFQKHSENLSAVFFADSTHLWLASDESTQIERLSLIDGNNFGEHQQFNIADFIDLPAPVTEEIDIEGIDINDGYLWFMGSHSWKRKKSKLDKSGSSNIKRLATIATEANRYILARIPLVNGELSQNSPESKSAAKLEVTADGNLLMDCLENDPHLQPFIQGKIPSKDNGLDIEGIAVFKNKVFLGLRGPVLRGWAILLEIELELTSPGVMTLKSLTEANTKYKKYFLWLNGLGIRDLCRDGGDLLILGGPTMDLDGPVQIYRLADVLNLADDVMHEPKFVQDIPYGFRDDHAEGMTLCHQLTGTPSLLVVYDSPAKSRFLDNGGLVADIFPLQSI; encoded by the coding sequence ATGACAAATAAATCTTTGCTGCAACAAATCAACTTGTTATTTAATGACAATTTTCAAAAGCATAGTGAAAATCTCTCGGCAGTATTTTTTGCAGATAGCACACACCTCTGGTTAGCGTCAGATGAGTCAACGCAAATCGAGAGATTATCTTTAATTGATGGTAATAACTTTGGGGAGCATCAACAATTTAATATTGCTGATTTTATCGACTTACCAGCACCAGTCACAGAAGAAATTGATATTGAGGGAATTGATATTAATGATGGCTATCTTTGGTTTATGGGTTCCCATAGTTGGAAACGGAAAAAATCAAAATTAGACAAGTCAGGTTCTAGCAATATCAAACGACTGGCAACAATTGCAACTGAGGCAAATCGGTATATTTTAGCTAGAATCCCCCTAGTGAATGGAGAATTATCTCAAAATTCCCCTGAGTCAAAAAGTGCAGCGAAATTAGAGGTGACAGCAGATGGTAATTTATTAATGGATTGCTTGGAAAATGACCCACATTTACAACCCTTTATCCAAGGGAAAATACCAAGCAAGGATAACGGTTTAGATATTGAAGGAATTGCCGTTTTTAAGAATAAAGTTTTTCTCGGTTTGCGAGGTCCAGTCTTACGAGGTTGGGCAATTTTATTAGAGATTGAGTTAGAGCTTACTAGTCCGGGAGTGATGACATTAAAATCCCTTACCGAAGCAAATACTAAGTATAAAAAATATTTCCTGTGGCTAAATGGTTTAGGAATTCGGGATTTGTGTCGGGATGGAGGAGATTTATTAATTTTAGGGGGACCAACTATGGATTTAGATGGTCCAGTACAGATTTATCGTCTTGCAGATGTGTTAAATTTGGCAGATGATGTCATGCATGAGCCAAAATTCGTTCAAGATATTCCCTATGGATTCAGGGATGATCATGCCGAGGGTATGACATTGTGTCACCAATTAACTGGTACACCTTCGCTGCTGGTGGTGTATGATTCTCCGGCTAAGTCAAGATTTTTGGATAACGGGGGATTAGTAGCAGATATTTTTCCCTTACAGTCGATTTAA
- a CDS encoding CHAD domain-containing protein, with amino-acid sequence MTLATETQVNTFGNYAHLAIQQHYHKALKWEKAVKKDKDPEALHQMRVGMRRLRTAISRFAIAISLPKNVSDRSIGKIARRLGNLRDLDVLKEAVENEYRPKLPKKEQQYLDQALNILEHQRVEVLADVRKLFKESHYQSFKTNLEIWLQEPRYQPCASLPIQEVLADLLLPELSQFFLHPAWLIATEIHHEHVQILPDLSGAKIEQELDSHEEMLHDLRKQAKRLRYQMELFHSLYNSHYADCLAEVKVIQEILGSLQDTTVLTGWLTTVIKSPLPSHLPTLAEIIKDNRHQLWQQWQPLQDKYLQANRRRDFHQTILNIG; translated from the coding sequence ATGACCCTAGCAACAGAAACTCAGGTAAATACTTTTGGTAACTATGCCCATTTGGCAATTCAGCAACATTATCACAAAGCATTAAAATGGGAAAAAGCTGTTAAAAAGGATAAAGATCCAGAAGCGTTGCATCAAATGCGAGTCGGAATGCGTCGCTTACGGACAGCAATTAGCCGCTTTGCCATAGCTATTAGCTTACCAAAAAATGTTAGCGATCGCAGTATTGGTAAAATTGCCCGTCGTTTAGGTAATCTCCGTGATTTAGATGTACTTAAAGAAGCAGTTGAAAATGAATATCGACCAAAGTTACCTAAAAAAGAGCAACAATACTTAGACCAAGCACTGAATATTTTAGAACATCAAAGAGTCGAAGTCTTAGCTGATGTCCGTAAATTATTCAAAGAGTCCCATTATCAGTCATTTAAAACTAATTTAGAAATTTGGTTACAAGAACCCCGATATCAACCCTGCGCTTCCTTACCCATCCAAGAAGTCTTAGCTGATTTATTGCTTCCAGAATTGAGTCAATTTTTCCTGCATCCTGCTTGGTTAATTGCCACAGAGATTCATCATGAGCATGTGCAGATATTACCAGATTTATCTGGTGCAAAAATTGAACAGGAGCTAGATAGTCACGAAGAAATGCTCCATGATTTACGTAAACAAGCTAAACGTTTACGCTATCAAATGGAACTATTTCATAGTTTATATAATTCTCACTATGCAGACTGTCTTGCGGAAGTAAAAGTCATTCAAGAGATTCTTGGTTCCCTGCAAGATACTACCGTCTTAACCGGATGGTTGACAACTGTGATAAAGTCTCCTCTCCCCTCTCACCTACCAACTTTAGCTGAGATAATCAAGGACAATCGTCATCAGCTTTGGCAACAATGGCAACCATTACAAGATAAGTATTTGCAGGCAAATAGGAGAAGAGATTTTCATCAGACAATCCTAAATATCGGATAA
- a CDS encoding ATP-binding cassette domain-containing protein yields the protein MNNNSVSTTIVGVLGNHPQIVLNNQGMTLTFELKCPWHVLGRDPQQAAPEGLKVPEDWVVVSRCQACFRKIGNDYYVYDGNGQIPSSNRLFINNTLVTPKEGYRLQDHDEIKIGQNPRNWVTLTYFDPNASKNPTIPKQRSLSLKNRSVMLGRGAEANLELDAPTVSRCHAIIDRNDKGKYVLTDKSTNGVFVNRQKVTNSIVLEPGAIVQIGPYTFVLQGDELVLFDQGDNIRLDAIDILRFVKNKNKQQITLLNNISLAIEPGQFVALVGGSGAGKSTLLKALLGIEPSNSGTVYLNGDNLRSNFNIYRTLIGYVPQHDIVHTNLRVREVLYYAAKLRLPPDIDVNKIVEETLEKVELSERQDTLVKNLSGGQLKRVSIGVELLADPKLFFLDEPTSGLDPGLDKKMMQLLRRLADDGRTVILVTHATTNITLCDRLVFLGRGGNLCYFGPPNDATRFFQINSGDFADIYIKLETPTSVEQEATRFGQSPYYKEYISDRLIEVKAEQPTAPQKVKRSLFQQLSILTQRYIKLIQRDQVYLGLSLLTAPVGIGLILLAIQGKTPWSGLADIDNASLARKVLFVFTCASLWVGFASSLQEIVKESAVYLRERLVNLGLFAYLGSKVLTLGGLAAIQSLLISLVIILGFQSPANSIAISCASPESCINIPWSLGVFITTFLTIMASISLGLMVSASVKNSTQANSALPLLLLPQIIFAGVLFEMDKIKDKLEVGEIISWLMLSRWSVGGYGILADVNSIIPETAKTAKNAKQLISESAMFSPSWNNLQLNWGILLLHIIIALGVTLWLQKRKDVFK from the coding sequence ATGAATAACAATTCTGTAAGTACAACGATTGTTGGTGTTCTGGGAAATCATCCTCAAATAGTTCTCAATAATCAAGGGATGACTCTTACTTTTGAACTCAAATGTCCTTGGCACGTATTAGGAAGAGATCCCCAACAAGCGGCTCCGGAAGGGTTGAAAGTTCCAGAAGATTGGGTGGTAGTGAGTCGTTGTCAAGCTTGTTTTCGCAAAATAGGCAATGATTATTATGTTTATGACGGCAATGGACAAATACCCAGTAGTAATCGTTTGTTTATCAACAATACTTTAGTCACACCGAAGGAGGGATATAGATTACAAGACCATGATGAGATTAAAATTGGGCAAAATCCTCGGAACTGGGTGACATTAACTTATTTCGATCCAAATGCTAGTAAAAATCCGACTATTCCGAAGCAGCGATCGCTAAGTTTAAAAAATCGCTCTGTGATGCTAGGAAGGGGTGCTGAGGCGAATTTAGAGCTAGATGCTCCCACAGTTTCCCGTTGCCACGCCATCATTGACAGAAATGATAAGGGGAAATACGTTCTTACAGACAAAAGCACCAATGGAGTGTTTGTCAATCGGCAAAAGGTGACTAATTCTATAGTCCTAGAACCTGGTGCAATTGTGCAAATTGGTCCCTACACTTTTGTGCTGCAAGGTGATGAATTAGTTTTATTTGATCAAGGTGATAATATCCGCTTAGATGCGATTGATATTCTCCGATTTGTTAAGAATAAAAATAAACAACAAATTACATTATTAAATAATATTTCCTTGGCAATTGAACCTGGTCAATTTGTGGCTTTGGTGGGTGGAAGTGGAGCAGGAAAATCGACTTTACTGAAAGCGCTCCTAGGGATTGAGCCAAGTAATAGTGGGACTGTTTATTTAAATGGTGATAATTTAAGAAGTAATTTTAATATTTATCGGACTTTAATTGGATATGTACCCCAGCATGATATTGTCCATACAAATTTGCGGGTAAGGGAGGTTCTTTATTATGCAGCAAAATTAAGATTACCTCCGGATATTGATGTCAACAAAATCGTTGAGGAAACCCTAGAAAAAGTAGAATTATCCGAACGGCAAGATACCCTAGTCAAAAACCTCAGTGGTGGGCAATTAAAGCGGGTAAGTATTGGGGTGGAATTATTAGCAGATCCCAAGTTATTTTTCTTAGATGAACCGACTTCTGGCTTAGATCCAGGATTGGATAAGAAAATGATGCAACTACTGCGAAGACTTGCAGATGACGGACGGACGGTAATTTTGGTGACACACGCAACCACGAATATTACTTTGTGCGATCGCCTAGTTTTTCTCGGTAGGGGTGGCAATCTTTGCTACTTTGGTCCTCCCAATGATGCTACTAGATTTTTTCAAATCAATAGTGGAGATTTTGCTGATATTTATATTAAGTTAGAAACACCCACATCCGTTGAGCAAGAAGCAACTAGATTTGGTCAATCACCCTACTATAAAGAGTATATATCTGACCGTTTAATAGAGGTAAAAGCCGAGCAACCAACTGCTCCCCAAAAAGTTAAACGTTCTCTATTTCAACAGTTATCAATCCTGACTCAACGCTACATCAAGTTAATTCAACGAGATCAGGTTTACTTAGGTTTATCCTTGTTGACAGCACCTGTGGGTATAGGTTTAATTTTACTGGCAATTCAGGGCAAAACTCCCTGGTCAGGTCTGGCAGATATAGATAATGCTTCCCTAGCAAGAAAAGTATTGTTTGTATTTACCTGTGCATCTCTGTGGGTAGGATTTGCCAGTTCCTTACAGGAAATTGTCAAGGAATCTGCTGTTTATTTACGAGAAAGATTAGTTAATTTAGGTTTATTTGCCTATCTAGGTTCTAAGGTATTGACTTTAGGAGGATTGGCAGCTATTCAGAGCTTACTCATTTCCTTGGTGATTATTTTAGGTTTTCAATCTCCGGCAAATAGCATTGCCATTTCTTGTGCTTCTCCCGAAAGTTGTATCAATATACCTTGGTCTTTAGGAGTTTTTATTACAACATTTCTCACAATTATGGCTTCCATTAGCTTGGGGTTAATGGTGTCAGCAAGTGTGAAAAATAGTACCCAAGCAAATAGTGCATTACCTCTGTTATTACTTCCACAAATTATCTTTGCTGGTGTTTTATTTGAAATGGATAAAATCAAAGATAAATTAGAGGTAGGGGAAATAATTTCTTGGTTAATGTTAAGTCGGTGGTCAGTGGGTGGTTATGGTATTTTAGCAGATGTAAATAGTATCATTCCAGAGACGGCAAAAACCGCCAAAAATGCGAAGCAATTAATTTCCGAAAGTGCAATGTTTAGCCCTAGCTGGAATAATTTGCAACTCAACTGGGGAATTCTATTATTGCATATCATAATTGCCCTGGGAGTCACCCTATGGCTACAAAAGCGGAAGGATGTATTTAAATAA
- a CDS encoding Spy/CpxP family protein refolding chaperone produces MSKQNRIDSLTFASLLIVFGTLFTLSSCTTTDTKTSPTTTAEPTATQTKSETQSETGNNPINAFLGNSDRQGTDPLELMQNSQVKSELKLTDDQIAKLKQIDTNFRQKVKEKASGIKPESATEEQIKSVRSDIEKLNQETRVEVGKTLNADQVKRARQIFLQLYGWGILTKDDFSQDLKLTADQTAKLNKLSDDTVQKMKDNWVAPKSDASPTEKNQTLANNTKKMEQILKDSNQEAESYLTDEQKKTLESLKGAKFQLDPKSLPSPASQ; encoded by the coding sequence ATGAGCAAACAAAATCGGATAGATTCTCTCACTTTCGCGTCTTTGCTAATAGTTTTCGGCACTCTATTTACTTTGTCTAGCTGTACAACTACTGATACCAAAACTAGTCCCACAACTACTGCGGAACCAACAGCTACTCAAACAAAATCTGAGACACAATCTGAAACTGGCAATAACCCCATTAATGCCTTCCTAGGCAATTCTGACCGTCAGGGAACTGACCCGTTGGAGCTCATGCAGAACTCCCAGGTAAAAAGTGAACTGAAATTAACCGATGACCAGATAGCGAAACTCAAACAGATAGATACGAATTTTCGCCAGAAAGTCAAGGAAAAAGCTTCCGGAATTAAACCCGAAAGTGCCACTGAAGAACAAATCAAATCGGTCAGAAGTGACATTGAAAAGCTGAATCAAGAAACTCGTGTGGAGGTTGGCAAGACACTCAATGCTGACCAAGTTAAACGGGCAAGACAGATTTTTTTACAGCTTTATGGTTGGGGAATTTTGACCAAGGACGACTTTAGTCAAGATTTAAAGCTGACAGCAGATCAAACTGCTAAGTTGAATAAACTCAGCGATGACACTGTACAGAAGATGAAAGATAACTGGGTTGCACCAAAAAGTGATGCTTCCCCGACTGAGAAGAACCAAACCTTGGCAAATAACACCAAGAAGATGGAGCAAATTCTCAAAGATAGTAATCAGGAGGCAGAATCTTACTTAACTGATGAGCAGAAAAAAACCCTAGAGTCTCTCAAAGGTGCAAAATTTCAGTTAGATCCCAAATCCTTACCATCCCCAGCATCTCAATAA
- a CDS encoding radical SAM protein — MQAFDREELIDIRRLTKSELIRLIQAEGELQEQLFRQARQARHESGADQVLLRGVIEISNFCQKNCDYCAMRVVNKNLDRYRLQPEEILAIAAEIKKTNTISTIFLQAGQDPQCDAILAEVIPEIKRQYNLNVLLCLGERPRDVYFKFAELGADSYILKFETSDPQLYQEIAHTPLLRRLQCIRWLQEAGFKVGTGNIVGLPHQTLETLADDILLALDIQPDFVSSSPFIPNQNTPLENIGYGNLNWTLNTMAIYRIALPSALIPTVSALEKIQTGGQLMGLNAGANVLTINFTPQTAREKYVIYSEQRFVVSLEHARKAINRAGLQIRTPASAEKLHYSIIP, encoded by the coding sequence ATGCAGGCTTTCGATCGGGAAGAACTGATAGATATCAGGCGATTAACAAAGTCGGAGCTAATTCGACTAATACAGGCAGAAGGTGAATTACAGGAACAATTGTTTCGGCAAGCTCGGCAAGCTCGGCATGAAAGTGGTGCGGATCAAGTACTACTCAGAGGAGTCATTGAGATTTCTAATTTCTGTCAGAAAAATTGCGACTACTGTGCAATGCGAGTTGTCAATAAGAATCTTGACAGATATAGATTACAGCCAGAAGAAATTTTGGCGATCGCTGCCGAAATCAAAAAAACAAATACAATATCAACTATTTTTCTGCAAGCTGGGCAAGATCCTCAATGTGATGCTATTTTGGCGGAAGTCATCCCAGAAATTAAACGGCAATACAATTTAAATGTTCTTCTGTGTTTAGGGGAAAGACCAAGGGATGTCTATTTCAAATTTGCCGAATTAGGCGCAGATTCCTACATCCTCAAGTTTGAAACATCAGACCCCCAACTATATCAAGAAATTGCCCACACCCCCCTACTTCGTCGCCTCCAATGTATTCGTTGGTTACAAGAAGCTGGATTCAAAGTGGGTACAGGGAATATAGTCGGTTTACCCCATCAAACCCTAGAAACCCTTGCCGATGATATCTTGCTTGCCCTTGATATTCAACCTGATTTCGTCAGTTCTTCCCCCTTCATTCCTAATCAGAATACACCCCTAGAAAATATCGGGTACGGTAATCTGAACTGGACTTTAAATACCATGGCAATCTATCGTATTGCCTTACCATCAGCCCTAATCCCCACCGTTAGTGCCCTCGAAAAAATTCAGACAGGTGGGCAACTAATGGGGTTAAATGCTGGAGCCAACGTTCTCACTATCAACTTTACACCCCAAACTGCCCGCGAAAAATACGTCATATATTCAGAGCAACGCTTTGTTGTCAGCTTAGAACATGCTCGCAAAGCCATAAATCGCGCAGGGTTGCAAATACGAACACCAGCCTCAGCAGAAAAGTTACATTATTCCATCATCCCGTAA
- a CDS encoding class I SAM-dependent methyltransferase produces MTRILRTRKTANNTTFWAILLILTALIGILFYNTPWGYQWRGKSGQWIEVSSKASLVHVGSHDSFASSQEGIRAGRFVLDFLETKNQQSGKEAIKIYNKLIPIENYGGEYTALQWFCQYLLATDNQKKQFLSDKYAANFYEFFAENDFARLKEYLKRKYKFETYPDQGTTAGENRKAFLEDNILFNNPRREEWEKTSKIISAIKIQPGQHIADVGSGPGYYTLKFSQLVGDKGYVYAIDTVKEHLEQLQKTSKKFGIKNIETIQTTGTTIGVKANKVDVVFLCSLYHNLYAFSREEEIASFVGSIKSAIKKGGRLIVVDNALVNDSELPYHGPYIAKELIIAQMKYYGFQFEKDYAFIPQRYLLIFKKV; encoded by the coding sequence ATGACCAGAATTCTTCGGACACGTAAAACAGCCAATAACACAACATTTTGGGCTATTTTACTAATTCTTACTGCCTTAATTGGCATCCTATTCTACAATACTCCATGGGGTTATCAGTGGCGCGGCAAATCCGGACAATGGATAGAAGTCAGTTCTAAAGCTTCCCTCGTTCATGTTGGTAGCCATGATTCCTTTGCTTCATCCCAAGAAGGTATTCGTGCTGGCAGATTTGTCTTAGATTTCCTCGAAACTAAAAACCAACAGTCTGGAAAAGAAGCAATTAAAATTTACAACAAGCTTATCCCCATTGAAAATTATGGAGGAGAATACACAGCCCTCCAGTGGTTTTGTCAGTATCTTCTCGCCACAGATAATCAAAAAAAACAATTTTTATCTGATAAATACGCCGCCAATTTTTACGAATTCTTTGCAGAAAATGATTTCGCTCGCTTAAAAGAATATCTCAAACGCAAATACAAATTTGAAACCTATCCCGACCAAGGTACAACTGCTGGAGAAAATCGTAAAGCCTTTCTAGAAGATAATATTCTCTTTAATAATCCTAGAAGGGAAGAATGGGAGAAGACCAGCAAGATTATCAGTGCCATCAAAATTCAACCCGGACAACATATTGCAGATGTTGGTAGTGGTCCTGGATACTATACCTTGAAGTTTTCCCAATTAGTTGGAGACAAAGGTTATGTTTATGCAATTGATACAGTGAAAGAGCATTTAGAACAACTACAAAAAACCAGTAAAAAATTTGGGATTAAAAATATTGAAACTATTCAAACTACTGGGACAACTATTGGCGTAAAAGCCAATAAAGTAGATGTCGTATTTCTTTGTTCTCTGTACCACAACCTTTATGCTTTTTCACGGGAAGAAGAAATCGCCAGCTTTGTTGGTAGCATTAAAAGCGCCATCAAAAAAGGTGGCAGACTAATTGTAGTTGATAATGCTTTAGTTAACGACTCCGAACTTCCATACCATGGTCCCTATATTGCCAAGGAATTAATTATCGCTCAAATGAAATATTATGGTTTTCAATTTGAGAAAGATTACGCTTTTATTCCCCAACGCTATCTTCTCATCTTCAAAAAAGTCTAA
- a CDS encoding DMT family transporter gives MDAKVIGITAALASSASWAIGSILFKRLGESISPLAMTLAKGSVSVILLGLTLSITGYSGVNRESLVLLIISGLLGISLGDTFFFEALQNLGPHALVILLMLGEVITAMLAVIFLGEMPTPTVWLGIFLVILGVAIVIFPKLSGEQQASSTRGIIFGLLSVLCMSVSIIFAKQGLSSLSTIQATFIRMAAGTAGMLCFGTLTNRLGSWAVPFKDRNIIYLFIISVSIVTFGGFWLSLVAIKYVNVAVANTLNSIEPLFVMPLAAIFLKEKFSTQALWGTIVTTFGIVLICTQ, from the coding sequence ATGGATGCGAAAGTAATTGGTATCACAGCAGCCTTAGCATCATCTGCTTCCTGGGCAATTGGCTCGATTCTGTTTAAGAGATTAGGCGAATCTATTTCACCCCTAGCTATGACCTTAGCAAAGGGCAGTGTGAGTGTTATTCTCCTCGGTTTAACTTTATCTATTACTGGTTACTCTGGTGTCAATCGAGAATCCTTAGTACTCCTAATTATTAGTGGCTTATTGGGTATTAGTCTCGGAGATACTTTCTTTTTTGAAGCCTTACAAAATTTAGGTCCCCATGCATTAGTAATTCTATTGATGCTAGGAGAAGTGATAACTGCGATGCTGGCAGTGATTTTCCTCGGAGAAATGCCCACACCCACAGTTTGGCTGGGAATTTTCCTAGTCATTTTGGGAGTAGCAATAGTGATATTTCCTAAGCTCTCAGGAGAACAGCAAGCATCTAGTACTAGGGGAATTATTTTTGGTTTGCTGTCCGTACTCTGTATGTCAGTCTCAATTATTTTTGCGAAACAAGGTTTATCATCCCTTTCAACTATTCAGGCAACATTTATTCGTATGGCTGCGGGAACGGCAGGAATGTTATGCTTCGGAACTTTAACCAACCGTTTGGGAAGTTGGGCTGTCCCTTTTAAAGATAGAAATATTATTTATTTATTTATTATTTCTGTTTCGATTGTCACCTTTGGGGGCTTTTGGTTGTCCCTAGTGGCAATCAAGTATGTGAATGTTGCTGTTGCTAATACTCTGAATTCTATTGAACCCTTATTTGTCATGCCTTTAGCTGCAATTTTTCTGAAGGAAAAGTTTTCCACTCAAGCTTTATGGGGGACAATTGTCACAACTTTTGGCATAGTGCTGATTTGTACTCAATAG